One part of the Lotus japonicus ecotype B-129 chromosome 2, LjGifu_v1.2 genome encodes these proteins:
- the LOC130736374 gene encoding uncharacterized protein LOC130736374 yields MTRANPGFVHPLISEIDREFHRLIRALRAFVIDPHSSDSDFDLDFDSEFVAVFDNMAEEGPRERTLRELAAPDFTYESLCIQYLEDVPCVLKTGLIHLLPKFGGLAGEDPHMHIKEFRTVISTMKPPEVDKDHICLKAFPHSLQGTAKTWLYNLPPSSIASWDDLKRKFLEKFFPASRTTSIRKDISGIRQLHGETLHEYWERFKTLCVSCPHHQISEQLLVQYFYEGLLNMERHLIDAACGGALNDMTPTEVRQLFEKMAANSQQFHTRSNDAVKTVNEIGTDPRMDKLEKRMETIASLVTQLAMNQNKPSQQAKVCGICTKDHNTDVCPSLQEPTNENPEAYAANIFNNRPQQNYDLSSNRYNPG; encoded by the coding sequence ATGACTAGGGCAAATCCTGGGTTTGTGCATCCATTAATTTCTGAAATAGATAGAGAGTTTCATAGGTTAATTAGAGCACTTAGAGCTTTTGTAATTGATCCTCATTCAAGTGATTCTGATTTTGaccttgattttgattctgaatttgttgCAGTTTTTGATAACATGGCTGAAGAAGGACCGCGAGAAAGAACATTAAGGGAGCTGGCTGCACCTGATTTCACCTACGAAAGCTTGTGTATCCAGTATCTTGAGGATGTACCATGTGTACTCAAAACTGGACTAATCCATTTATTGCCTAAGTTTGGTGGTCTTGCAGGTGAAGATCCTCATATGCATATCAAAGAGTTCCGTACTGTCATATCCACCATGAAGCCTCCTGAAGTTGACAAAGATCATATCTGTTTGAAGGCTTTTCCACATTCTCTTCAGGGAACTGCAAAGACTTGGCTGTATAACCTGCCTCCTTCGTCCATTGCAAGCTGGGACGACCTGAAAAGAAAGTTTCTTGAGAAGTTCTTCCCTGCCTCTAggacaacttcaatcagaaaagACATCTCAGGAATCAGGCAGCTACATGGAGAGACTCTACATGAATACTGGGAAAGATTCAAGACACTATGTGTGAGCTGCCCCCATCACCAGATTTCTGAGCAGCTCCTAGTTCAGTATTTCTATGAGGGTTTGCTCAACATGGAGAGACATCTCATTGATGCTGCTTGTGGAGGTGCATTGAATGACATGACTCCTACTGAAGTCAGGCAGTTGTTTGAGAAGATGGCTGCTAATTCTCAGCAGTTTCACACAAGGAGTAATGATGCTGTTAAAACTGTTAATGAGATTGGGACAGATCCAAGGATGGACAAGCTTGAGAAGAGGATGGAAACCATTGCCAGCTTGGTTACTCAATTGGCCATGAACCAGAATAAACCTTCACAACAGGCAAAGGTTTGTGGCATTTGCACTAAAGACCATAATACTGATGTTTGTCCTTCTCTGCAGGAACCTACAAATGAGAATCCTGAAGCATATGCTGCCAACATTTTCAATAATCGACCTCAGCAAAATTATGATCTGTCATCTAACAGATATAATCCTGGCTAG
- the LOC130736375 gene encoding uncharacterized protein LOC130736375, whose amino-acid sequence MYVPPPMQQQANNPAAPQSKESSLEDMLKQMTAQNIQFQQDTRSSFQNQTTQIGQMATSINQLRSQNSDKLPSQTVVNPRNVSAITLRSGKQIDADHGPEPEPEPEKETETTATRTFQVQPPSIPLPFPPKAMPSKKKEEVDKRILEIFKKVEVNIPLLDALKQIPRYAKFLKELCTQKRNLKGNERVCMGRNVSAIISKAGKPAPVSDVPEKCEDPGTFSVPCVIGDTKFENAMLDLGASINVMPMSIFKSLSLGPLKPTGVVIQLANRSTAHPAGWVEDVLVRVGELVFPADFYVLEMEKGSSRNTVPIILGRPFLKTARTKIDVYAGTLTMEFGDIVVRINIFDAMKHPPEDYSVFHIDLLDELLDDMLDEHESDFLHDSDFPSLTGPYTCHTCTATEMCDSCIDQFLDTVVVDSDVKKSDCTNPVVEVQAAETVSASLVPSVLQAPVLELKPLPDNLKYAYLEDDKKLPVIVSSTLHENQEEKLLQVLKKHKKAIGWTLADIPGISPSMCMHRILLVEGAKPVRQPQRRLNPVILDVVKKEITKLLQAGIIYPISGSPWVIPVQVVPKKTGLTVVKNERNELIPTRVQILCFEIGLILTYFLLIPHCSSIS is encoded by the coding sequence ATGTATGTTCCTCCTCCAATGCAACAACAGGCTAACAACCCTGCTGCACCGCAATCTAAAGAATCTTCATTGGAGGATATGTTGAAGCAGATGACAGCCCAAAACATACAGTTCCAACAAGACACCAGATCCTCCTTTCAGAATCAGACCACCCAGATAGGACAGATGGCTACTTCAATAAACCAGCTACGGTCCCAGAATTCTGATAAGCTGCCCTCTCAGACGGTTGTCAATCCAAGAAATGTGAGCGCCATCACCTTACGGTCGGGGAAGCAAATTGATGCAGATCATGGACCAGAGCCAGAGCCTGAACCTGAAAAGGAGACAGAGACCACTGCCACAAGAACCTTCCAAGTACAACCACCTTCCATTCCTCTTCCATTCCCTCCGAAAGCTATGCCAagcaagaagaaggaagaggtaGATAAGAGAATCTTGGAGATATTCAAGAAAGTGGAGGTGAACATACCTCTACTTGATGCACTCAAGCAAATTCCAAGATATGCAAAGTTTCTGAAAGAATTATGCACTCAGAAAAGGAATCTGAAAGGAAATGAAAGAGTTTGCATGGGGAGAAACGTTTCCGCAATCATAAGTAAAGCTGGTAAACCTGCTCCTGTTTCTGATGTTCCTGAAAAATGTGAGGATCCAGGTACGTTTTCTGTTCCTTGTGTCATAGGTGATACTAAATTTGAAAATGCCATGCTAGATCTAGGAGCTTCAATTAATGTGATGCCTATGTCTATTTTTAAATCACTTTCACTTGGACCTTTGAAACCTACGGGTGTTGTCATCCAATTAGCAAATAGGAGCACGGCACACCCTGCTGGTTGGGTAGAGGATGTCTTGGTTAGGGTTGGTGAACTTGTTTTCCCTGCTGATTTTTATGTGCTTGAAATGGAAAAAGGATCTTCCCGTAATACAGTTCCTATCATTTTGGGGAGACCATTTTTGAAGACAGCCCGAACCAAGATAGATGTTTATGCTGGTACACTGACTATGGAATTCGGTGATATTGTGGTTAGGATAAATATTTTTGATGCTATGAAACATCCACCTGAAGATTATTCTGTGTTTCAtattgatttgcttgatgaactgcttgatgatatgcttgatgaacatGAATCTGATTTCCTACATGATTCTGATTTTCCTTCACTAACTGGGCCATACACTTGTCATACATGTACTGCTACTGAAATGTGTGATTCTTGCATTGATCAATTTTTGGACACTGTTGTTGTTGACTCAGATGTTAAGAAATCTGATTGCACTAACCCAGTTGTTGAAGTGCAGGCTGCAGAAACTGTATCTGCTAGTTTGGTTCCATCTGTTTTGCAGGCACCCGTATTGGAGCTTAAGCCCTTACCAGATAACCTCAAGTATGCTTACTTGGAGGATGATAAGAAGCTCCCTGTCATTGTTTCCTCAACCCTTCATGAAAATCAAGAGGAAAAGTTGCTGCAAGTACTAAAGAAGCACAAGAAAGCTATTGGTTGGACCTTAGCTGACATTCCTGGTATTAGTCCATCCATGTGCATGCATAGAATACTCTTGGTAGAAGGAGCGAAGCCAGTAAGACAACCACAAAGGAGACTCAACCCAGTGATACTTGATGttgtgaagaaggagatcaccAAGCTGCTACAAGCTGGAATTATATATCCGATCTCTGGCAGCCCTTGGGTGATCCCAGTTCAAGTGGTCCCTAAGAAGACAGGACTTACCGTAGTGAAGAATGAGAGGAACGAGCTTATCCCTACTCGAGTGCAAATCTTATGCTTTGAAATTGGGTTGATCTTGACTTACTTCTTACTTATTCCCCACTGCTCCTCTATTTCCTAA